Proteins encoded by one window of Melospiza melodia melodia isolate bMelMel2 chromosome 9, bMelMel2.pri, whole genome shotgun sequence:
- the LOC134422269 gene encoding basic proline-rich protein-like, with protein MGTARDALAPGRRHDPLRLLEPLPQTAQSRPPPQLPGQLPPQSGAGPGRAKPGAAAPAGGVCPSVRPSAPAPAPLSPRPNRGSRPRYLPEGGPWGGGPEPPPGSRGSPASRRAGRGRHEPVVTRAGEELPGAGAASARSPGAGGPPRPPPLRAGGAARLGLGLGLTSAAQRCPAPLHPLSRGHRRAEGRPQPGAVREPPPSPGSGAHRGVPARRVPVRSAAPIVSSPGHGDPQRHPRSSPQGSRRPRSPGTVRVPGAAERPQHGHGRWLPHQPCQNPQSCAADSDAGSAHAALLPQPVRSGERQLTRVSAHPLPSGAASWEPRAGSVCVARPALSHGRQGGRQVQHLRCSPSRLQRLPQKLLNTQRVSAPTSGVLRVTALLLPLPN; from the coding sequence ATGGGCACCGCAAGGGATGCGCTCGCCCCGGGCCGGCGGCACGATCcgctccggctcctggagccgctCCCCCAGACCGCGCAGAGCCGCCCCCCGCCCCAGCTCCCGGGGCAGCTCCCGCCgcagagcggggccgggccgggccgggccaaaCCGGGGGCAGCGGCCCCTGCGGGGGgggtctgtccgtccgtccgtccgtccgcccccgcccccgccccgctgtCCCCCCGCCCGAATCGCGGGTCCCGGCCCCGTTACCTGCCGGAGGGCGGCCCGTGGGGCGGGGGCCCGGAGCCGCCCCCGGGGAGCCGGGGTAGCCCCGCATCGCGGCGGGCGGGCCGCGGCCGGCACGAACCGGTTGTAACTCGGGCGGGGGAGGAgctgccgggggccggggccgcctccgcccgcagccccggcgcGGGGGGACCGCCCCGACCCCCGCCCCTCCGGGCAGGCGGGGCCGCTCGGCTcgggctcgggctcgggctcACCTCCGCCGCCCAACGCTGCCCTGCCCCGCTCCACCCCCTGTCCCGCGGGCACAGGCGGGCCGAGGGTCGCCCCCAGCCCGGGGCCGTGCGGGAGCCGCCCCCgagccccgggagcggcgctcaccGCGGGGTCCCTGCCCGCCGGGTGCCCGTCCGCAGCGCTGCCCCCATTGTCAGCAGCCCGGGGCACGGGGACCCCCAGCGCCACCCCCGCTCCTCGCCCCAAGGCAGCCGCAGGCCGCGCTCCCCCGGCACCGTGCGGGTCCCCGGGGCGGCGGAGCGGCCGCAGCACGGGCACGGGCGCTGGCTCCCGCACCAGCCGTGCCAAAACCCGCAAAGTTGCGCTGCAGACAGCGATGCAGGCAGCGCACATGCGGCACTGCTACCCCAGCCTGTCCGCTCCGGGGAGAGACAACTCACTCGTGTGTCAGCGCACCCACTGCCTTCAGGGGCCGCCTCATGGGAGCCCCGGGCCGGGTCCGTGTGCGTGGCACGTCCAGCGCTGTCACACGGGCGGCAGGGCGGCCGGCAAGTTCAGCACCTGCGATGCTCACCCTCCAGGCTGCAAAGGCTGCCGCAGAAGCTGCTGAACACCCAGCGAGTATCAGCCCCCACCTCGGGCGTGCTCagggtgacagctctgctgctgcctctacCCAATTAG